In the Streptomyces spororaveus genome, TTCACAAGGAAAAAGGGTCTGTCGGGTCAATGGAAGGGTCCTTTGGGGCCCTCCGGAGGCCCGCAGGCCCTTTTTCGCGCGCGTTCGTGCGATCGGCGGAGGCGGCGGGATCCGCGTCAGAGGTATGGACGAACGCCTGTGGTCCAGTCCGCTTTCGGCCCTGGAGGCCAGTTCAGGACGGGTGAACAACGACTCCGGACACCGTCTGGTTCCCGTCGCGCGTCATGACCTCCGTCACGTGGGCGGCGGAGTGTAGCAGAGGGTCTCCCACTCCTTGTGAAGGGGCTCACGAGCGACACCCCTTTGGGTGCTGGATACTCGTTCCATGAGCACCACGGAGCGTCCCAGGATCCTCGTTGTAGGAGGTGGGTACGTAGGCCTGTACGCAGCCAAGCGCATCATGAAGAAGATGCGCTACGGCGAGGCGACCGTCACGGTCGTCGACCCGCGCTCGTACATGACCTACCAGCCCTTCCTCCCTGAAGTGGCCGCAGGCAGCATCTCGCCTCGGCACGTCGTCGTCCCGCTGCGACGCGTGCTGCCCAAGGCAGAGGTTCTCACCGGCCGGGTCACCAGCATCGACCAGGACCGCAAGGTCGCCGTCGTCACGCCGCTGGTCGGCGAGGCGTACGAGCTGCCCTTCGACTACCTGGTGATCGCGCTCGGCGCCGTCTCCCGCACCTTCCCGATCCCCGGCCTCGCCGAACAGGGCATCGGTATGAAGGGCGTCGAAGAGGGCATCGGCCTGCGCAACCACGTCCTCGAACAGCTCGACAAGGCCGAGTCCACGACGGACGAGAACGTCCGCCGCAAGGCCCTCACCTTCGTCTTCGTCGGCGGCGGCTTCGCCGGTGCGGAGACCATCGGCGAGGTCGAGGACATGGCCCGGGACGCCGCGAAGTACTACTCCACGATCAAGCGCGAGGACATGCGCTTCATCCTGGTCGACGCGGCCGACAAGATCCTTCCCGAGGTCGGGCCCAAGCTCGGCACCTGGGGCAAGGAGCACCTGGAGTCGCGCGGCATCGAGATCTACCTCAGCACCTCCATGGACTCCTGCGTGGACGGCCGCGTGGTGCTGAAGAACGGCCTCGAGGTCGACTCCAACACCATCGTGTGGACCGCCGGCGTCAAGCCGAACCCGGTGCTGGCCCGCTACGGCCTGCCGCTGGGCCCCCGCGGCCACGTGGACGCCCAGCCGACCCTCCAGGTCACGGGCACGGACTACATCTGGACCGCCGGCGACAACGCCCAGGTTCCGGACGTCGCCTCCCGCAAGGCCGGCGTCGAGAACGCCTGGTGCCCGCCGAACGCCCAGCACGCGCTGCGTCAGGCCAAGGTCCTCGGCGACAACGTCATCTCGGGCATGCGGGGCTTCCCGCAGGCCGAGTACTCGCACTCCAACAAGGGTGCGGTGGCGGGCCTCGGCCTCCACAAGGGCGTCGCGATGATCGTCATGGGCAAG is a window encoding:
- a CDS encoding NAD(P)/FAD-dependent oxidoreductase, which encodes MSTTERPRILVVGGGYVGLYAAKRIMKKMRYGEATVTVVDPRSYMTYQPFLPEVAAGSISPRHVVVPLRRVLPKAEVLTGRVTSIDQDRKVAVVTPLVGEAYELPFDYLVIALGAVSRTFPIPGLAEQGIGMKGVEEGIGLRNHVLEQLDKAESTTDENVRRKALTFVFVGGGFAGAETIGEVEDMARDAAKYYSTIKREDMRFILVDAADKILPEVGPKLGTWGKEHLESRGIEIYLSTSMDSCVDGRVVLKNGLEVDSNTIVWTAGVKPNPVLARYGLPLGPRGHVDAQPTLQVTGTDYIWTAGDNAQVPDVASRKAGVENAWCPPNAQHALRQAKVLGDNVISGMRGFPQAEYSHSNKGAVAGLGLHKGVAMIVMGKTKIKLKGRLAWYMHRGYHGMAMPTWNRKIRVFADWTLAMFLKREVVSLGALETPREEFYEAAKPAPAPAAAAAPAAKAKAS